In one Achromobacter spanius genomic region, the following are encoded:
- the fliI gene encoding flagellar protein export ATPase FliI has product MSGNPAPAQPGLTPAPAASSPAVPVLERWQTQLQIGSIRAASTDPWLVSGKITRATGLVLHATGLRLPVGAAARIEIARGHDHWADAEVVGFDGHTLYLMPQADISGLPPGARVVPGEPPVQRAIPLPRKAELNGNAKPQLGRHLPVGNALLGRVLDGAGRPLDGLGPLTGAELAPLSALPINPLSRAPIDTVLDTGVRAINGLLTVGRGQRMGLFAGSGVGKSVLLGMMARYTKADVIVVGLIGERGREVKEFIEHNLGPEGLARSVVVAAPADVSALLRLQGAAYATRLAEHFRDQGQDVLLIMDSLTRFAMAQREIALAIGEPPATKGYPPSVFAKLPMLVERAGMGAPGPSGKAGSITAFYTVLAEGDDQQDPIADSARAILDGHVVLSRHLAEAGHYPAIDIEASISRAMTSLITPQQFAIVRRFKQNLSRYQRNRDLIAVGAYAAGNDPQLDEAIARYPRLEAYLQQDIGENIGYDDAVNQLRASFELRDTYA; this is encoded by the coding sequence ATGAGCGGCAACCCGGCCCCGGCGCAACCTGGTCTGACACCCGCGCCCGCGGCGTCCAGCCCGGCCGTGCCCGTGCTGGAACGCTGGCAGACGCAGTTGCAGATCGGTTCGATCCGCGCCGCCTCCACCGACCCCTGGCTGGTCAGCGGCAAGATCACGCGCGCCACCGGCCTGGTGCTGCACGCCACCGGCCTGCGCCTGCCCGTGGGCGCCGCCGCCCGCATCGAAATCGCGCGCGGCCATGACCACTGGGCCGACGCCGAAGTGGTGGGCTTTGACGGCCACACGCTGTACCTGATGCCGCAGGCCGACATTTCCGGCCTGCCGCCCGGCGCGCGCGTCGTGCCCGGAGAACCGCCGGTGCAACGCGCGATTCCGCTGCCGCGCAAGGCTGAATTGAATGGCAACGCCAAACCGCAACTGGGCCGCCACCTGCCCGTGGGCAACGCCCTGCTGGGCCGGGTGCTGGATGGCGCCGGTCGCCCGCTGGATGGCCTGGGTCCGTTGACGGGCGCCGAACTGGCGCCGCTGTCCGCGCTGCCCATCAACCCCTTGTCGCGCGCGCCCATCGACACCGTGCTGGACACGGGTGTGCGCGCCATCAATGGGCTGTTGACCGTGGGCCGAGGCCAGCGCATGGGCCTGTTCGCCGGTTCCGGCGTGGGTAAATCCGTGCTGCTGGGCATGATGGCCCGCTACACCAAGGCCGATGTGATTGTCGTGGGCCTGATCGGTGAACGTGGCCGCGAAGTCAAGGAATTCATCGAACACAACCTGGGCCCTGAAGGCCTGGCTCGTTCGGTCGTCGTGGCGGCGCCCGCCGACGTGTCCGCGCTGCTGCGCCTGCAGGGAGCGGCCTACGCCACCCGCCTGGCCGAGCACTTCCGTGACCAGGGCCAAGACGTGCTGCTGATCATGGATTCGCTGACCCGTTTCGCCATGGCGCAACGTGAAATCGCGCTGGCCATCGGCGAACCGCCGGCCACCAAGGGCTACCCGCCCTCGGTGTTCGCCAAGCTGCCGATGCTGGTGGAACGCGCCGGCATGGGCGCACCCGGCCCTTCCGGCAAGGCCGGTTCCATCACCGCGTTCTATACGGTGCTGGCCGAAGGCGACGATCAGCAAGACCCGATCGCCGACTCGGCGCGCGCCATCCTGGACGGCCACGTGGTGCTGTCGCGCCATCTGGCCGAGGCCGGGCACTACCCCGCCATCGATATCGAAGCATCGATTTCACGCGCGATGACCTCGCTGATCACACCACAGCAGTTCGCCATCGTGCGCCGCTTCAAGCAGAACCTGTCGCGCTACCAGCGCAACCGCGACCTGATCGCCGTGGGCGCCTATGCGGCCGGCAACGATCCGCAACTGGACGAAGCCATCGCGCGCTATCCGCGCCTGGAAGCCTACTTGCAGCAAGACATCGGCGAAAACATCGGCTACGACGACGCCGTCAACCAGTTGCGCGCCAGTTTCGAGTTAAGGGATACCTATGCCTAG
- the fliE gene encoding flagellar hook-basal body complex protein FliE: MAVSGLNGIESMLQQMRTVVSKAETGNLAAGEAVGQPDGFAAELQRSIRRVTAAQNASSAQARAFEMGAPDLALNDVIIDMQKASLGFQTAVQVRNKLVAAYKEISSMAV; the protein is encoded by the coding sequence ATGGCTGTATCAGGCTTGAACGGCATCGAAAGCATGCTCCAGCAGATGCGCACCGTCGTGAGCAAGGCGGAAACCGGCAATCTCGCCGCGGGGGAAGCGGTCGGCCAGCCCGACGGTTTTGCCGCCGAGTTGCAGCGCTCGATCCGCCGCGTGACGGCGGCCCAGAACGCCTCGTCGGCACAGGCGAGGGCCTTTGAAATGGGCGCCCCCGATCTTGCGCTGAACGATGTGATCATCGACATGCAGAAAGCCAGTCTTGGCTTCCAGACGGCGGTGCAGGTGCGTAACAAGCTGGTTGCTGCCTACAAGGAAATATCGTCGATGGCCGTGTAA
- the fliH gene encoding flagellar assembly protein FliH has product MSEADNGATTLISRSAAWRRWQMLSFDEPEPVEVEPEPEPDPGPDPAVVMAQLRAQAMAEGREEGYAQGHAAGVEAGQQAGHEAGYAAGREAGYAEGLAQAREQGAEEAQRLHALVQACAASVGALEEKMGQSLLTLALDIAQQVVRTTLSEQPEAVAAAVRDVLHINPSTHGQMRLWANPEDVELIRLHLADELKEGHWRVLADESIARGGCRAETPFGDVDATLQTRWRRVAASLGRNASWEDPA; this is encoded by the coding sequence ATGTCTGAAGCGGACAACGGCGCGACGACGCTCATCTCGCGCAGTGCCGCCTGGCGGCGCTGGCAGATGCTGTCGTTCGACGAGCCGGAGCCCGTCGAAGTGGAGCCCGAGCCGGAACCCGATCCGGGCCCCGACCCCGCCGTGGTGATGGCGCAGTTGCGCGCCCAGGCCATGGCCGAAGGGCGCGAGGAAGGCTACGCGCAAGGCCATGCGGCCGGCGTCGAAGCCGGCCAGCAGGCAGGCCACGAAGCGGGCTACGCCGCGGGCCGTGAAGCCGGTTACGCCGAAGGCCTGGCCCAGGCGCGCGAACAAGGCGCGGAAGAAGCGCAGCGCTTGCACGCATTGGTGCAGGCTTGCGCGGCGTCCGTGGGCGCCCTGGAAGAAAAGATGGGCCAGAGCCTGCTGACGCTGGCGCTGGACATTGCGCAGCAGGTCGTGCGCACCACCCTGTCCGAACAACCCGAGGCCGTGGCCGCGGCGGTGCGCGACGTGCTGCACATCAACCCGTCGACCCATGGCCAGATGCGCTTGTGGGCCAACCCCGAAGATGTTGAACTGATTCGTCTGCACCTGGCGGACGAACTCAAGGAAGGCCACTGGCGCGTGCTGGCCGATGAGTCCATCGCGCGCGGCGGCTGCCGCGCCGAAACGCCTTTTGGCGACGTCGACGCCACCCTGCAAACCCGCTGGCGCCGTGTCGCGGCCTCGCTGGGCCGCAACGCGTCCTGGGAGGATCCGGCATGA
- a CDS encoding flagellar hook-length control protein FliK: MSVGPAALGNVLVQRLDAVLGTTMSAANANQVSGARPDAVSQPGGPEKPGSSDGSTRDPRQGIQTGGARGDRQNAVVDAKTAAALALAARGLVTSSDTTASAPTTLGTTARTILALLAQFPEAAPAVQGRAPLWNANGGSAGQTPGQAPAQASPQPAPAAGPGTPPGQAAAGQPAATAPALPPTLPAATATTASADAAAAAKLTRPAGQADAHAARGADAAAHASLAAGGPSARLLGQALRQALQTSGLFYESHLTDMVFGRTNPAALQEEPQARLNRDTAQQNSTAARNRSDAPTTARTGGGAEAASGSGSPAPGTPVAGIHQDLTVLVRQQLDVLANQSLTWQGEAWPGTPMEWEVERDPYGGDPDSATPTWATRLKLDLPRLGLVDARLNLAGDQIVLQLVAPLAAGEINDASDQLRSRLLAAGLTLSNLAVSVTDPRPVIPTDF; encoded by the coding sequence ATGAGCGTCGGTCCCGCCGCACTCGGTAACGTCCTGGTGCAGCGGTTGGACGCCGTGCTTGGCACGACGATGTCCGCCGCGAATGCCAACCAGGTGTCGGGCGCACGGCCAGATGCCGTCAGCCAACCCGGCGGCCCGGAAAAGCCCGGATCATCGGACGGCTCCACCCGCGACCCCCGACAAGGCATACAGACTGGCGGCGCCCGAGGCGACCGCCAGAATGCCGTTGTCGACGCCAAGACGGCTGCCGCGCTGGCGCTGGCCGCGCGCGGGCTGGTCACCAGCAGCGACACCACCGCATCCGCCCCGACCACGCTGGGCACCACCGCGCGGACGATTCTTGCCTTGCTGGCCCAGTTTCCCGAAGCCGCGCCCGCTGTCCAGGGGCGCGCCCCGCTCTGGAACGCCAATGGCGGCAGCGCTGGGCAAACCCCCGGGCAAGCCCCCGCGCAAGCCTCGCCCCAGCCCGCGCCCGCTGCGGGTCCGGGCACGCCGCCCGGCCAAGCCGCCGCCGGACAGCCCGCGGCCACGGCGCCCGCCCTGCCCCCCACACTGCCTGCTGCCACCGCCACCACCGCCAGCGCGGATGCTGCTGCCGCGGCCAAGCTGACGCGGCCCGCTGGCCAGGCCGATGCCCATGCGGCACGCGGCGCCGACGCTGCCGCCCATGCCTCGCTGGCGGCCGGCGGCCCGTCCGCGCGCCTGTTGGGCCAGGCGCTACGCCAAGCCCTGCAGACCAGCGGCCTGTTCTATGAATCGCATTTGACCGACATGGTGTTCGGCCGGACCAACCCGGCCGCCCTGCAGGAAGAGCCGCAGGCCCGCTTGAACCGCGACACCGCCCAGCAAAATTCCACGGCGGCGCGCAACCGTTCGGACGCGCCGACCACCGCGCGCACTGGCGGCGGCGCCGAGGCGGCGTCGGGCAGCGGATCACCCGCCCCCGGCACGCCCGTGGCCGGCATCCACCAGGACCTGACCGTGTTGGTGCGCCAGCAGTTGGATGTGCTGGCCAATCAATCGCTGACCTGGCAAGGCGAAGCCTGGCCCGGCACGCCGATGGAATGGGAAGTGGAACGCGACCCTTACGGCGGCGACCCCGATTCGGCAACACCCACCTGGGCCACGCGGCTCAAGCTGGACCTTCCCCGCCTGGGGCTGGTGGATGCGCGCCTGAACCTGGCGGGCGATCAGATCGTATTGCAATTGGTCGCGCCGCTGGCTGCCGGCGAAATCAATGATGCGTCCGACCAACTGCGCTCGCGCCTTCTGGCCGCGGGCCTGACTTTGAGCAATCTGGCCGTCAGCGTGACCGACCCGCGCCCTGTCATCCCGACCGATTTCTGA
- a CDS encoding flagellar protein FlaG, which translates to MAVTPLAPATFAPAAPVQAPIVAEPAVNVTPAAAATNSGASDSATSDQSDSQKLPLDKALDEINDQMKAWSTQLQFEIDPNVHQVVVSVVDAESGDVIRTIPSETVLKIAKMIVNMQGNGIKTTA; encoded by the coding sequence ATGGCCGTAACCCCCCTAGCCCCCGCTACGTTCGCACCCGCTGCGCCCGTGCAGGCGCCCATCGTGGCCGAACCGGCCGTGAATGTGACGCCGGCCGCAGCCGCGACCAACAGCGGCGCCTCCGACAGCGCCACGTCGGATCAATCAGATTCGCAAAAGCTGCCGTTGGACAAGGCGCTGGACGAAATCAACGACCAGATGAAGGCGTGGTCGACGCAATTGCAGTTCGAAATCGACCCGAATGTGCATCAGGTGGTGGTGTCGGTCGTAGATGCGGAATCGGGCGACGTCATTCGCACGATCCCCAGCGAAACGGTACTCAAAATCGCCAAAATGATCGTGAACATGCAAGGCAACGGCATTAAAACCACTGCGTGA
- the fliS gene encoding flagellar export chaperone FliS produces the protein MTYAARRPSGSYSVRSYADIGLETQVLGASPERLITLLYLGARAAIGQARIHLNEGRIAERGAAISKAIKIVDEGLKTGLNMEAGGDIAANLALLYDYIIRTLLTANLKADVEQLDIADRLLADLAEAWQTSIDRPAGGMEP, from the coding sequence ATGACGTATGCCGCCCGACGGCCCTCAGGGTCTTATTCTGTTCGTTCCTACGCCGATATCGGCCTGGAAACGCAAGTCCTGGGCGCAAGCCCGGAGCGGCTGATCACCCTGCTTTACCTGGGTGCGCGGGCGGCCATCGGGCAGGCGCGCATCCATTTGAACGAAGGCCGCATCGCCGAGCGCGGGGCGGCCATCTCGAAAGCGATCAAAATCGTCGATGAAGGCCTGAAAACGGGGCTGAACATGGAGGCCGGCGGCGATATCGCCGCCAACCTCGCCTTGCTTTACGACTACATCATCCGTACGCTGCTGACAGCGAACCTGAAAGCGGATGTCGAGCAGCTTGACATTGCCGACCGGCTGCTGGCCGATCTGGCCGAAGCCTGGCAGACTTCCATCGACCGGCCGGCTGGCGGCATGGAGCCGTAA
- a CDS encoding flagellar protein FliT: protein MTSLTQSLPAILEHYQEIAFITGEMLTAAKAGDWDLAMVHGQQYCERVELLRQTEQTAPLDEAARAMKYDLLVRILENDALTRDLAIPQLARLGELLGRMKRQQTLLSAYGYQAPEE, encoded by the coding sequence ATGACGTCCCTGACCCAGTCCCTTCCCGCCATCCTGGAGCACTACCAGGAGATCGCCTTCATCACCGGGGAAATGCTGACTGCCGCCAAGGCAGGCGACTGGGATTTGGCCATGGTCCATGGCCAGCAATACTGCGAGCGCGTCGAGCTCCTGCGCCAGACGGAACAGACGGCGCCGCTGGACGAAGCCGCCCGCGCCATGAAATATGACCTGCTTGTGCGGATTCTGGAAAACGATGCGCTGACGCGCGACCTGGCTATCCCGCAGTTGGCCCGGCTGGGCGAGCTGCTGGGACGCATGAAGCGCCAGCAGACCCTGCTGTCGGCCTACGGATATCAGGCGCCTGAAGAATGA
- a CDS encoding flagellar brake protein: MLDASDPEFLLTRPEDMRSALFELTHPDSHILVRDAADREMAVLVLGADKQTRQFFWRPRDYAGADFEQSDSMGLLSGTTFHFHATAYGGVQIRFRVQRPEVIHFDDGSAALMSPFPDRLARIQRRKMFRASLVTGAGQCQASWQPDPKTKPFQFTVRDISVDGVGLRAALAVPELPERGTVMEDVQLDFGELGKLSATLEVRNIYPISGQPMIQPDSPDDAVPRHVSLTGEPPMSHLGAVFLNLDARQENWLQKVVWRLEKGAQRN; this comes from the coding sequence GTGTTGGATGCCAGCGACCCGGAATTCCTGCTGACCCGGCCGGAAGACATGCGCTCCGCCCTCTTTGAGCTGACGCACCCCGACAGCCACATCCTGGTGCGCGACGCCGCCGACCGCGAGATGGCGGTGCTGGTGCTGGGCGCCGACAAGCAAACCCGCCAGTTCTTCTGGCGTCCACGCGACTACGCCGGCGCCGACTTCGAGCAGTCCGACAGCATGGGCCTGTTGAGCGGCACGACCTTTCATTTCCATGCCACCGCCTATGGCGGCGTGCAGATCCGCTTTCGCGTGCAGCGTCCCGAAGTCATTCACTTCGACGACGGCAGCGCGGCGCTGATGTCGCCCTTTCCTGATCGCCTGGCGCGCATCCAGCGGCGCAAGATGTTTCGCGCCTCGCTGGTCACCGGCGCGGGCCAATGCCAGGCCAGTTGGCAACCCGACCCCAAGACCAAGCCTTTTCAGTTCACGGTGCGCGATATTTCGGTCGACGGCGTGGGGCTGCGGGCCGCGCTCGCCGTGCCCGAATTGCCGGAACGTGGCACGGTGATGGAAGACGTGCAGTTGGATTTTGGCGAGCTGGGCAAGCTCAGCGCCACGCTGGAAGTGCGCAATATCTATCCCATTTCCGGCCAGCCGATGATTCAACCCGACAGCCCCGACGACGCCGTGCCCCGACACGTGTCGCTGACCGGCGAACCGCCGATGAGCCACCTGGGCGCGGTGTTCCTGAACCTGGACGCGCGCCAGGAAAACTGGCTGCAGAAAGTGGTGTGGCGCCTGGAGAAAGGCGCGCAGCGCAATTAA
- the fliD gene encoding flagellar filament capping protein FliD — protein MASITNLGSVSGLPLEKILSDLQDAETKKLSVYTTRAESYQTRIDAYSQLQSALEALKSSAAVLGKAETMGAIKGSVTGGSALTATVAAEGAVAGEYTIEVKNLARAQSLQSSAVADRTAKNGTTGTFEIELADGTKRTVDLKDDTSLNGIVKAINADDKTGLRATVINDGNGNNYLMLTSRETGTEASVKSITVNGDQSLKDILTFSTDANGVTSGMTSTAGQDAEVIINGITVKSGSNNISTAIDGITLNLAEKTETDKPITLKLEADTSVASKAVQDFVTKYKTLQTTIKNLTAFDASAATNQPLTGDGTTRSIQSALSGALQGVLGDGTLRSLADLGITTDATARELKLDTTKLTKALTENPADVTKLLTGENGLAKNIDAALKDVLGSTGSLKTRQDGLAKSITALDAQKARAKASSDAEIERMRTQFVALDTFYMQMQSTGSYLTQQFEAMNKSK, from the coding sequence ATGGCTTCTATCACCAACCTTGGGTCCGTGTCCGGCTTGCCGCTGGAAAAGATCCTGTCGGACCTGCAAGACGCCGAGACGAAAAAGCTTTCGGTCTACACGACCCGCGCCGAAAGCTATCAAACCCGTATCGACGCTTACTCGCAGCTTCAAAGCGCGTTGGAAGCCCTGAAGTCGTCGGCCGCCGTGCTGGGCAAGGCTGAAACCATGGGTGCCATCAAGGGCAGCGTCACCGGCGGTTCCGCCCTGACGGCCACGGTGGCCGCCGAGGGCGCGGTGGCTGGCGAATACACCATCGAAGTGAAGAACCTGGCGCGGGCGCAAAGCCTGCAATCGTCGGCCGTGGCCGACCGCACCGCCAAGAACGGCACGACTGGCACCTTCGAAATCGAACTGGCCGACGGCACCAAGCGCACGGTCGACCTGAAGGACGATACGTCCTTGAACGGCATCGTCAAGGCCATCAACGCCGACGACAAGACCGGCTTGCGCGCCACCGTCATCAACGACGGCAATGGCAACAACTACCTGATGCTGACCTCGCGCGAAACGGGCACGGAAGCATCGGTGAAGTCCATCACCGTCAACGGCGACCAGTCGCTGAAAGACATCCTGACGTTCAGCACGGATGCCAATGGCGTGACCTCCGGCATGACCTCCACCGCCGGGCAGGACGCCGAAGTCATCATCAACGGCATCACGGTCAAGAGCGGTTCGAACAACATTTCGACCGCCATCGACGGCATTACGCTGAACTTGGCCGAAAAGACCGAAACCGACAAGCCCATCACCCTGAAACTGGAAGCCGATACCTCGGTGGCCAGCAAGGCGGTGCAGGACTTCGTCACCAAGTACAAGACGCTGCAAACCACGATCAAGAACCTGACCGCGTTTGACGCTTCGGCGGCCACCAACCAACCGCTGACGGGCGACGGCACCACGCGCTCGATCCAGTCGGCGTTGTCCGGCGCGCTGCAAGGCGTGCTGGGCGACGGCACGCTGCGTTCGCTGGCTGATCTGGGCATCACCACCGACGCCACCGCCCGCGAACTGAAGCTGGACACGACCAAGCTGACCAAGGCCCTGACCGAAAACCCCGCCGACGTCACCAAGCTGTTGACGGGTGAAAACGGCCTGGCGAAGAATATCGACGCGGCGCTCAAGGATGTGCTGGGTTCGACCGGCTCCTTGAAGACGCGCCAGGACGGCCTGGCCAAGTCGATCACCGCATTGGACGCGCAGAAGGCGCGCGCCAAGGCATCGAGCGATGCCGAAATCGAGCGGATGCGCACGCAGTTTGTTGCGCTGGACACCTTCTACATGCAGATGCAAAGCACGGGCAGCTATCTGACCCAGCAGTTTGAGGCCATGAACAAGTCCAAGTAA
- the fliG gene encoding flagellar motor switch protein FliG produces the protein MKNDSTPMDGMTRSAVLMMSLGEDAAAEVFKYLSAREVQQVGGAMASLKQVTRNDVAVVLEEFRQEADQFMAVTLGSDDYIRSVLTKALGSDRAAGLIEDILEAGDGGSGIDALNWLDPNTVAELIGDEHPQIIATILVHLERDRAAGVLALLTDRLRNDVMLRIATFGGVQPAALSELTEVLNSVLAGQDAKRSKMGGVRTAAEILNMMNSSDEETVVASLRERDNDLAQKIIDEMFVFDNLLDVEDRAIQLILKEIDNDTLMVALKGAQEELRAKFLRNMSSRAAEMLREDLEAQGPIRMSKVETEQKKILQIARRLAESGQIVLGNSGDDAYV, from the coding sequence ATGAAAAATGATTCCACTCCGATGGACGGCATGACGCGCAGCGCCGTCCTGATGATGTCGCTGGGCGAGGACGCCGCGGCCGAAGTCTTCAAGTACCTGAGCGCCCGTGAAGTGCAGCAGGTGGGCGGCGCGATGGCCAGCCTGAAGCAGGTCACGCGCAACGACGTGGCCGTGGTACTGGAAGAATTCCGCCAGGAAGCCGACCAGTTCATGGCCGTCACGCTGGGCTCGGACGACTACATCCGCAGCGTGCTGACCAAGGCGCTGGGCAGCGATCGCGCTGCGGGCCTGATCGAAGACATTCTGGAAGCCGGCGACGGCGGCAGCGGCATCGACGCGCTGAACTGGCTGGACCCCAACACCGTGGCCGAACTGATCGGCGACGAACACCCGCAGATCATCGCCACGATCCTGGTGCACCTGGAGCGCGACCGCGCCGCCGGCGTGTTGGCACTGTTGACCGACCGCCTGCGCAACGACGTCATGCTGCGCATCGCCACGTTCGGCGGCGTGCAGCCGGCCGCCCTGTCCGAACTGACCGAAGTGTTGAATTCCGTGCTGGCCGGCCAGGACGCCAAGCGCAGCAAGATGGGCGGCGTGCGCACCGCGGCCGAGATCCTGAACATGATGAATTCCTCGGACGAGGAAACCGTCGTGGCCAGCCTGCGCGAACGCGACAACGACCTGGCGCAGAAGATCATCGACGAGATGTTCGTGTTCGACAACCTGCTCGACGTCGAAGACCGCGCCATCCAGCTCATCCTCAAGGAAATCGACAACGACACGCTCATGGTCGCGCTCAAGGGCGCCCAGGAAGAGCTGCGCGCCAAGTTCCTGCGCAACATGTCCAGCCGCGCCGCCGAAATGCTGCGCGAGGACCTGGAAGCCCAGGGCCCGATCCGCATGTCGAAGGTCGAAACCGAACAGAAGAAGATTCTGCAGATCGCTCGCCGCCTGGCCGAAAGCGGCCAGATCGTGCTGGGCAATTCCGGAGACGACGCGTATGTCTGA
- the fliF gene encoding flagellar basal-body MS-ring/collar protein FliF, with translation MNQQATLSSSLLAKFPVLEKVRALPKPILLGAAAAVIALIVATVMWSSEPQYKVLFSNLDDRDGGAIVTALGSMNVPYRYNENGTALLVPADRVYDARLQLASQGLPRGGSVGFELMDNARFGASQFSEQINYQRGLEGELARSIEAMNTVQHARVHLAMPRQSLFVRERQAPTASVLLNVYPGRSLSDAQVSAISWLVASSVPELPAENVSIVDQNGRLLSAPAGEGRGMDADQMRFVREVEQRTVERILTILNPLVGPGNVHAQASADVDFARREETSEVYRPNQEPGQAAVRSQQTSDSTQRGVNPAQGVPGALSNQAPPNAQAPLTNPPAQPPQPPANAQQQQQQQQQQQQQQQTGTQAATANLNERRDATTNYEVDRTISHIKQPVGNVKRLSVAVVVNYVRDKDGEPQALPPEELNKLTNLVREAMGYSESRGDSLNLVNSQFNDGPPPLPMWRDPEMIALFKTILAWLVGLVLALWLYRKVRRSVTEYLYPPVDPEMAEAERQEAVREAQDVARAKEVNRYEDNLERARTMANKDPRAVAMVLRTWMSKDEK, from the coding sequence ATGAATCAGCAGGCCACTCTGAGTTCGTCGCTGCTGGCGAAGTTCCCTGTGCTGGAAAAGGTCCGCGCACTGCCCAAGCCTATTTTGCTTGGCGCAGCTGCCGCCGTCATCGCGCTGATCGTCGCCACCGTGATGTGGAGCAGCGAACCCCAGTACAAGGTGCTGTTCTCGAACCTGGATGACCGCGACGGCGGCGCCATCGTGACGGCCCTGGGTTCCATGAACGTGCCGTACCGCTACAACGAAAACGGCACCGCGCTGTTGGTGCCGGCCGACCGCGTCTACGACGCCCGTTTGCAATTGGCTTCACAAGGCCTGCCGCGCGGCGGCTCCGTCGGCTTCGAGCTGATGGACAACGCCCGTTTCGGCGCCAGCCAATTCTCGGAACAGATCAACTACCAGCGTGGCCTGGAAGGCGAACTGGCCCGTTCGATCGAGGCCATGAACACGGTGCAGCACGCCCGTGTTCACCTGGCCATGCCGCGCCAGTCGCTGTTCGTGCGCGAACGCCAGGCGCCCACCGCCTCGGTGCTGCTGAACGTGTATCCCGGCCGCAGCCTGAGCGACGCGCAAGTGTCGGCCATTTCGTGGCTGGTGGCCTCCAGCGTGCCTGAGTTGCCCGCTGAAAACGTGTCCATCGTGGACCAGAACGGCCGGTTGTTGTCGGCCCCGGCAGGCGAAGGCCGTGGCATGGACGCCGACCAGATGCGCTTTGTGCGCGAAGTGGAACAGCGCACTGTCGAACGCATCCTGACCATCCTGAACCCGTTGGTCGGCCCGGGCAACGTCCACGCCCAAGCCAGCGCCGACGTCGACTTCGCCCGCCGCGAAGAAACCTCCGAGGTCTACCGCCCGAACCAGGAACCTGGCCAGGCCGCCGTGCGCAGCCAGCAAACCAGCGATTCCACGCAGCGCGGCGTGAACCCCGCGCAAGGCGTGCCCGGCGCGCTGTCCAACCAGGCGCCGCCCAATGCGCAGGCCCCGCTGACGAACCCGCCCGCGCAGCCGCCGCAGCCGCCGGCCAATGCCCAGCAACAACAGCAACAGCAGCAGCAACAACAGCAACAACAGCAGACCGGCACCCAGGCGGCCACCGCCAACCTGAACGAGCGCCGCGACGCCACCACCAACTATGAAGTGGACCGCACCATCAGCCACATCAAGCAGCCGGTGGGCAACGTCAAGCGCCTGTCGGTCGCCGTGGTGGTGAATTACGTGCGCGACAAGGACGGCGAGCCGCAGGCCCTGCCGCCCGAAGAACTGAACAAGCTGACCAACCTGGTCCGCGAAGCCATGGGTTATTCGGAATCGCGTGGTGATTCGCTGAACCTGGTCAACAGCCAGTTCAACGATGGCCCGCCGCCGCTGCCGATGTGGCGCGACCCGGAAATGATCGCCCTGTTCAAGACCATTCTTGCGTGGCTGGTGGGTCTGGTGCTTGCTCTGTGGCTGTACCGCAAGGTGCGCCGCTCGGTCACCGAATACCTGTACCCGCCGGTGGATCCGGAAATGGCTGAAGCCGAGCGTCAGGAAGCGGTGCGCGAGGCCCAGGACGTGGCCCGCGCCAAGGAAGTCAACCGTTACGAAGACAACCTGGAACGCGCCCGCACGATGGCCAACAAGGATCCGCGCGCCGTCGCGATGGTCCTGCGCACCTGGATGAGCAAAGATGAAAAATGA
- a CDS encoding EscU/YscU/HrcU family type III secretion system export apparatus switch protein, whose amino-acid sequence MSNAPQTSADSGQSGAPNAGPNANRNAAVAISYDDKDGAPRVVAKGYGQLADTIVRAAEENGLYVHESRELVGLLMQVDLDAHIPPQLYVAVAELLAWLYRLESRELPQAAPPDLTL is encoded by the coding sequence ATGAGCAACGCCCCCCAAACCTCTGCGGACAGCGGCCAAAGCGGCGCCCCCAACGCTGGCCCCAACGCCAACCGCAACGCGGCCGTCGCCATTTCCTATGACGACAAGGACGGCGCGCCGCGCGTCGTGGCCAAGGGCTACGGTCAACTGGCCGATACCATCGTGCGCGCCGCCGAAGAGAACGGTCTGTACGTGCACGAGTCGCGCGAATTGGTCGGCCTGCTCATGCAGGTGGACCTGGATGCACATATTCCTCCCCAACTGTACGTAGCGGTGGCAGAATTGCTGGCTTGGCTGTATCGCCTGGAATCGCGCGAGCTTCCCCAGGCCGCGCCGCCTGACCTCACTCTCTAA